CTAGCAAAAATATCAAGCTTGGTTCATCATCATTATGAATAAGCTTAAGATTGGCAATAACAAAATCTAAATTATCAAGACCGTAAGAAATATAGGCAAGTTCCTTGGCAAAATCTTTATCCTCTGCTATTTTTAAAAGTATTCTTTTAGCAGAATCTAAGTCCTTTTTCTCTATATACAAAAGCATTGCATTAATTAAAAATGCATTATTTTGAAGATTTAAACCTATAGTCTCAAAAGCAAGGACATCTCTATCTTGTTCTATTTTGACTAAAAAGTCTTTAATATCTCTTATATCATAGCTTAAAATTAAACTTTTAATAAAAGCCTCATCATACAAATGCTTATATTCCTCATACCCTAAAAGGTATTGTTTTGCAATATCATAAGCCTCTAAAACAGCGCCTACCCTAAGTTTTGAATATACCTCAAGTGCTCTAAGCTTTAAATTTCCTGGCAAACTCTGAACACTCAGATCTAAAATATCTCTCATCAATAAATAATGTTTAACTTTAGTAGAATAAACTTTTGCCCTTTTAATAAGAGAAAGCCATTTAGATTCAGTATCAGCATAATAAGAATAAAATCTTATTGTCTGTTCAACTCCCTTTAAGTTTCCATTTAAAAGATAACTATCAATTTCTACAATAACCTCATTAAAATCTCTCTCACCCTTTAACACATATAAAACATATGGATTCAAACTCAAATAAACAAAAGTTGATATAAAAAAGACTAAAAATAAAATAAAAAATAACAATACCTTACTTACTTTCAAATGAGCTCTCCATATCTTTCAACAAAGCATCAAGTATCCCATTAATAAATTTATAAGAATTTTTGCTACCATACTTTTTGGCAATTAAAATAGCCTCATCTATTATAACTCTCTTGGGAACATCTAAACTTTGAAACTTCAGTGAGTATACACTCATCCTTAATATAGCAAGATCAACTTTATCCATACGGTCTAAGCGCCAATTAAGAGATATATCACTAATTAACTTATCAATAGACTCTAAATTATCATAAGTACCATTCACCAGAACAGAATAAAACAATTTTAATTCGTCTTTTAAATCCACCCCATGGCCTTCAAGACTAAAAATATCGTAAATATTATCTCTTGCCTTACAATTAACATCAATGCTGTAAATTTTTTGAAAAGCTAAAACTCTAGCTTTATGTCTCAAGTCCATAACCAATATTAATATTTTTTTATTTTAGCTTAGAATCCAAAATTTGTATACTAGCAGATTTACTCAATTTATCATAAATCTCTTGTTGTATTTTAGCAATAATTTGCTGTTGTTGAATATTAATCATATTATTTTTTATGGCATCCTTTACAGTCATATTAACATTAGGAGAGATCTTATCCTGAATACTCAAAAACCTCTGAGAATATGTTTCAGTAACTTTAACTATATGGAAACCTTCCTTTGACGATATTGGCTGAGAAATATCCCCTTTATTCAGCAAAAATACTTCTTTAATAAAATCTAATCCAAGAACCTTTTGTGCATTCTGATCACCCCTTGCCAAGAATCCAAGATCACCATTTTTAACCTTAGAACCTTCATCATCTGAATATTTTCTTACAGCTTCCTCAAAGGTAAGCTTTTTAGATTTTATCTGCTTTACAATATCCTTTGCCTTTGCAAGAACTTCTGATCTCTTTTTATCCTTTGAAGAAAAGAAAACATGACTAATTCTTGCTATATCGGGATTAACAAAACTAGTTTTATTAGCCTCATAATATTCAATCACTTCTTTTTCGGTTGGGGTTTTTATTTCTGAAAACTTAGGCTGAGCTTCTTTTAAAATCAATTTTTGTGCAGAAAGAGACCTCTTCATTGAAGATAAAAGTTCATTCCAATTTGTACCCTGACTCTCTATCATTTGTTTAATTTGTTCATCTGTAAGATTTGCAAGTCCAAACTGAGCTCTAATTGTTTGCATAACTTCCTCATTTTCAACCTTTATTCCCTGTTTTAATGCCTCTTGACCAAAGAGAACATCAGCTATTAAAATTTGCAAAACTTGTTTTTTTTCAGCATCAATTAAATCTTTACCTCGCGTTTTTTTTAATGTATCTACTCTAGAATCAAATTCTTTTTTAGTAATAATTGCGTTACTGTGCAAATTAATAATTGCAATAGGAGTATTTTGAGCAAAAGAAGTTATTCCTACAACAAAAAATAATAGAACATACAAAAACTTACCCATAAAAATCACCTTTATATCAATCATAAACCAAACCAATCAATAAAATTCTAACAAAACATTAAATTTAAATCTAGTCCAAAATAAGAACACCTTTTATCTATATAAAAATGCTGCCATACCTTGCCCTCCTCCAATACAAAGAGAAGCAATTCCTTTTAATTTATTATTTATTCTCATAAGGCGCGAAAGAGTTAACAAAATCCTTGAACCACTAACTGAAAACGGATGACCTAAAGCAATAGCTCCTCCATTAACATTAATAATGCTATCTTTAACGCCATATTTTTGACGTAAAGCTTTCAATACACTCAAAGCTTGTGCAGCAAAAGCTTCATTTGTTTCAATAAAATCAATCTCACTTGGAGTTAAATTAAATTCCTCTATAATTTTCTCAATAGCAAGGAAAGCACCAAATCCCATATAAAGAGGATCTAAGCCTACACTTTTAAAACCACCGATATAAGCTAAAGGTTGTACTCCCATCTTACAAACAAAATCCTCACTAGCCAATATTAAAAAACAAGCTCCATCATTCAAACTAGAAGAATTACCGGCAGTAATAGTACCTCCCTCCCTAAAGACAGGTTTTAAAGAAGCAAGTTTTTCCAAACTTAAACTATCACGTATTTCTTCATCACTACATATAACACTTTTAAGTCTTGTTTTTTTATCAAAAACTGATAAAGGATATATTTCATCATTAAAATATCCTGTGTCCCTGGCTGCCGCTGCTTTTATATGAGAATTATACGCAAACTGATCCTGCATCTCTCTCGTAATTTCGTAAATTTCCGCTAAATTCTCTGCCGTAAGTCCCATTACAGTACTACTTGGAGTATCAACTAAAGCATCCTTGTATATTGTATCCTCTATCTTAAAGTCACCAAATTTTAAACCATCGAACCGAACACCCCTCGGCAAAAGATAAGGTGCATTACTCAAATCTTCTACACCACCTGCTAAAACAATTTCATTACCACCAAGAGCTATAGAGTTAAACGCAAGTTCTAAAGACTTAAGTCCCGAGCCACAAACTTTGTTTACAGTGAATGCAGGAGTAACTTCGTCCAAACCAGCCTTTAGAGTAATCTGTCTGGCAATATTTTGACCAAGCCCTGCCGAAATTACATTTCCAATAATAACCTCATCTACCCTATCAATATTATATTTTCCAAGCAAAGCCTTAACGATATCTGAAGACATATCAACAATGTTCATTCCCTTTAATGCTCCCCCAAACTTAGTAATTGGAGATCTAAGTCCATCAATAATTGCTATTTTCTTCATATAAAACCTCAAATAAAAAACTGATCTTCAACTACATAATAACAAAACACCATCAGAAAAAACACAATATAGATATCATAAATTATTGATAAAAATTATTATCAATAATACTGATTATTAAATACACCTAAATATAATATATGATATATTAATTATACATGTATTTATCAAAATTCAATCTCAAAACGCTTATTATAATGTTAGCAATCAATTCCTACGCATATAACCACTTAATAAAATATCAAAATGATGGAGTTAATAAATATCATTTTAACAACCTAAACGACGGTCTTGGATTTGCACTTTCTGATTTTTTTGATGATCTAAGAAGCGGCTCTTTAATGTTCATCTACGAATCAAAATATAATTTTATTATAAATGCAGAAGCACACATGTTGACTTTCAGAGGAGACAAAGATGATCCTGAACAATCAAGAACAAGAATTGATCTTTTAGAAATTGGCTTTATATATTTTTTTCCATTCTCAATAAAAACGAAAACACAATATTTCGGAAACATAGATATTGGTATTGGTATTAAAAATTTACTCTATGGAAACTGGGGAGGAAAACTGATACAAAAAGCCGTGCATTTTACCCTAAGACAATTACGACCGATTCCTCAAAATTATGAAAATTACAACTATAGAGGATTTTTAAGCACAGCTATCAACTACTCTTACATGAGATTTCTAAACTTTGAAAATTACATAGATTTATCTTACTTTGCAGACTATTTTTTTAAGACAAGTATTGCAATGAACTTTAGAAATAAATCTATAGGAATTGAAACTCAACTCTTCTATCAAACTCAAAGCAAAATAAATAGCATAGAAACATATGCGAAACTACAAGAAGCAGAAAGTGGAATTGGAATTCAATACAGACTTTATTCCAAAAACTTTTTCACAATAAATAACCTTAATTTAAACAATTTCTCAAACAAGGAAAAATTTTTCAGTGTAGGAGGGTTTGGCATAATCTTTTCTGAAGAATATGAAAATACTTCAGAAAATCAGTTATATCTTCTAAGCCAAAATTTCTCTCTCAGATATGATCTTATGATCCCATTCCAAACCAGAAACTCAATATATTATAGAATAATGCCACAATTAAAGTACTATTTTTCCATTGCAACAAATTATGATATCAATTTAGCTATACTAAATAGTCGTACAAATAGATTTTCATCTGGATTAACATATGAATTATTTACAAAAGACAGATTTATGTTATACATATGTTCTGGAATATTTTTGTCTTACAATAAAGACAAAAAAGATGTGAAAGCTATTTATAGACCACTAAAAATGAACAGTACACTACAAGCAGGATTCGAACTTGAACCTGGAATATCAATAAACACAATTACATACAATAAAGTAACATACAATATAAAAATATTTACAAAAATTAATTATTCTCCAATTGCTTATAGCACAACTAACTATACCTTAGAAGCACACAAACTCACTTTTAATTATCTTGGAATTGGAATAGAATTCAATGTCTAAATAACTCAATTTATATAAATATAAAAACACTCTCTTAAAAACTAATAGTCACTTTCATGTTCCTTATTAACAAATTTAACAACATGTGGCAAAAATAATATATCAGCTCTTCCCGTAGGTCCATTTCTATGTTTAGCAACAATAACCCTAGTATCGATAGCACTCATCACCCCCTCATCATCAGAACTGCCCTTGAGATCCTTATCTCTATGAAGTAAAATAACAATATCTGCATCCTGCTCTAGTGCGCCTGATTCTCTTAAACTAGCAAGATTAGGTTCTCTACCTTCAGTATCTCTTGTAAGCTGTGAAAGGGCAATAATTGGAATCTTAAGTTCTCTTGCAAGTTCTTTGAGTGCTTTACTAATTGAGGCCACCTGCTCATGCCTTGGAATATTCCTAGATTCAAGAGAAATAAGACTAATATAATCGACAAACAGTATATCTATATCAGAAAATCTCTTCAGTTTCCTAGCCTGAGTTGAAAGAGTTAATAAACTAATATTAGCAGTATCTTCAATATAAAACTCAGAATTACTAATATCATTTACAACATCATTGATTGCTTTAATCTCATGACCTGACAAAATACTATTTTGAATCTTAAAACTATCAATATTAGCTTGAGCCGATATTATTCTTTTAATTAAAGCATCTGAAGTCATTTCAAGAGAAAAAAAGCCTACTTTTCGTTTTTTATTACTCCTTAATGCAATACTTGATGCAATATTAAGTGCAAAGGCAGTCTTACCAACACTCGGACGAGCACCAATAATAATAAAATCACTCTCCCTAAAACCTCCAATAAGACTATCAACCTTTTTAAAACCACTTGGAATACCAAAATTAACCTCTCGTTTATTTACACTTCTCTCATATATCTCAGCATGTACCCTTTCAGCAACAACTTTTGCATGATTAAGATTTTTACTAGAACAATCTAGCTCAATTGAAAGAATTTGTCTTTGCGCTTCTTCTACAAATTGACCTACTTTCTTTGTAGAATCATTAGCTAAATCATTCAGTTCTCTAGAAATTTTGGAAATATCTCTTCTAATTCGATGTTCCTTAACAATTTTTGCATAGACATTTATAGTCTTGTCAGTAGGAAGATATCCTGAAAGAAAACTTAAATAATCCTGCAATCCTGTTAAAGCTTTAAAATTATTTAAAAGCTGTGATTTAGGCATTAAAGAAGATATTTCCTCAAATACAGTTATTGGATCAATATTTTCCCTTTTTTCATAAAGAGAAATCATAGCTTTAAAAATCATCTCATGATTCTGACTATAAAAATCATCTGGCTTTAGATATAGAGATGCCTCCTCCACTTTATCTGGATTATAGAATATACTTGAAATAACTGCCTTTTCTGCACCGTCGTTAAAAAGAAGTGTAGAGGCCGAATTTACTGAAGTAAAAGCCACAAGCTATACCTCTTAATCAAACTTCTTTTTCAACACTTTTAGACTTCTTAAGAGATTTATTTTTCTCTTCCCTTTTTATCTCAACTTTAATAAGAGCACTAATGCCTTCATAAAGCTTAATAGTCACATCATAAACTCCAAAAGTTTTTAATGTACCACGATGTATATCTATTCTTCTTCTTTCAATCTCAAACCCAAGCTTTAAAAGCTCATCAGAAATATTTAAGCTATTAATACTATGAAATAATTTTCCACTATCATTAGACTGCATTATGAATTCTAAACTAACCTTATCAAGTTTTTCTTTGAGTTCAAGAGCCATTCTCTTTTTTGTTTCCTGTCTCTTAAGTATTGACCTCTTTTTTTGATTAAAAATATCAATATTATGTTTATTCGAAAAAACAGCAAAACCCTTTGGCAATAAATAATTCCTTGCAAAACCATCCTTGACATCAACAATATCACCTTCTTTGCCAAGCTTAATGAAATCTTCTTTTAAAATTACTCTCATAAACCCTCCTTAATTATTGCTTCACAAAAGGAAGTAAAGCCATATATCTAGCTTTTTTAATCTCTAATGCAAGACGTCTTTGATGCTTAGCAGAAGTGCCTGTAATTCTTCTAGGCAATATTTTGCCTTGTTCTGTAACAAACTTTCTAAGGAAATCAAACTCCTTATAATCAGGAACTCTGTCCATATCACAAAACTTGCATGTCTTTTTCTTAAAAAATCTAAAATTAGGGTTTTTTTTAAAACCATCTTGATGTCCATCAGTCCTTGAATCTTTCTGATGTAAATCTATATCTTTATGCATAAATCTAAACTCCTAAAAAGGTATATCCTCATTAAAACTATCGTCAAAACCAACATCTGTAAACGAATCTGGTTTTTTATAACTCTCAAAATCAACACCATTCGTGCCTTGAGCAGCAAGAGGTGATCCAAACATCTGAATTTCATTTACTAAAATACTATACTTGTTTTTCTTATCTCCAGTATTTTTATCTTGCCAACTCTCATATCTTAAAGAACCACTCACTACAACTTGTTTTCCCTTCTTAAGAAAAACACTAAGACTCTCAGCTCTTTTGGCAAAGATTACACACTCAAAAAATTGAGCATAATCTACCCATTCATCATTTTTCTTTAACCTTCTGTTATTCGCCAAGCCGAATTTAAGAATAGCCATACCTGCTTCAGTATAAGTAAGCTCAGAATCTCTCGTAAGTCTACCTGACAAGACTAAAGAATTAATATCGGCCATCTATAACCCCCCAAACCATTTAATTTTTATCGGAAAGATCAGAATCAACGACAGTAGCTTCTGTAAGTTCCTTTTCTTTAATATCTTTATTATCCTTGAACTCTCTAAAATTTCTCTTTCTAACTTTTTTGACATTAACTTTCTTGTTAATCTTAACTAAAATCATGTATCTTAATAAATTTTTAATAAGTTTTAATTGAACCTCAAGCTCTTTTAAATCATTACTATCCATATCAAATTCTATTATCTCATACCTACCACGCGACTGCTTTTTAATAGGATATTCTAATGCTCTCTCTCCAAGAAAATTTTCAACAAAATCACTCGCATTAAAAGCTGTTAACTGTTTCTTAACCTCTTCTAAAGCAGATTTATATTCAAGCTCCTCACTCTTAAATAAAAAACACGCCTCATACTTCTTTATCATTTTAACTCCTCACGGTCTTAATCGTACCATAACTCTCGCGAATTTATGGCAAAGGTTACATTAATACTATAATAGATTGTTCAAATAATAAATAAAAATGTTCCTTTTTTCAAGATTAATCAAAAAATTTTAAAACACTTTTCCAGACAGAGCAAAAATTTTAACTTTTCAGTCTTCAAAAATTATTTGATGATAATACATTATAAAGTAACATATACCATGAAATAAACCATAACTCTAGCATAAGTAATTTCTATTAACATAACTAGAATAAACTACTCCTAAAATAACCCTCGATATCTTCAACAACTCAAAAGCAATTTTAGTTTCTTTAAAAAGCCCTTTAAAACAAAGAACAAAAAAATAATTTATTTAACATAAAAAATAACTATAAATAAATTCTAATTATCTTCATCATCCTTATTAAGTTTATAAAGCTTTCCTGTTACACCTTGCTTTTCAAGTTTATCATCTTCTTTCATCTCAATATACGCTTTAATTCCCTGTTTTACACTATCAGATGCAACAACGACACTAGCTTTAAAGAGCTTTTCAGGAGAATAATTTTCAATAGCTCGTCTTATATAATTAACATTTGCTCCATAATCAATTTTAATTGTATTATCAACTAAAACAATATTTAAAGCACCTGCTTTCTTAAGAAGATCTTCGGATATAAGCTCAGGACTAAAAACCATAAAACTTAAGTCTGTTGAGATAACACCAAACTCCTGAATATTATCAAGACCTCCAAGACCTTGAACTACCAGATGTGCAATACCTATCCCTTCAACTTCCCCTTCAATACCTGTAAAAAACGGCTCATCAATATTAAAAATCTGAAAATCAAAATAATTATAAACCCATTTGAAAGTAAAATAATACAAAATAAAAAATGCAACTCCTAACGGTAACAAATAGATCCAATTTGTCTTGTCATGTCCTTGTAATATTCCAAACATAAAAACATCAAAAAATCCAGCAGAAAAAGTCATTCCAACTGCAATATCAAATACATTAGCAATCAACAATGCAAATCCAGTATAAACAGCATGTATAAAATATAGCAAAGGTGCTGTAAAAACAAATAGAAATTCCAAAGGCTCTGTAATTCCAGTCAAAAAAGCTGCAAAAGCCCCTGAAAATAGCAGAGGAAAGATCTTACTCTTATCATCATGAATGATCCCCCTATAAACCCCAAATACTGCTCCAGGAAGCCCAAACATAATAGAGAGGTAAAATCCACTATTGAATCTTGAAATACTTGAAGAAAATCTTGTAAGATATGGATCTGATAACTGAGCATAAAATATATTCTGAACCCCACCGACAACCTGACCATTAACAAATTCAGTCCCACCCAACGAAGTAAAATTAAAAGGAAATGCAAGAATGGAATGAAGCCCTAAAGGGATAAAAATCCTATTTAAAAATCCATAAAGAAAACTGTCAAAATAGTTAAACTTAGCAATAAAAAAGCCTAAAAAAGTAATCAATCCATTAAAATACGGCCAAACTAAAACAAATGTTATACCTAATAAAACACAGAAAGGAAAAATTATTATAGGAACAAACCGCACCCCAGATAAAAAGCTAAAAGGCCCAGGCAACTCAATAAAATAAAATTTATTATGTAAATATCCAACTAAAAGTCCAACTGCTAAAGCACCAAAAATACCTGTGTTTAAAGTTTGAATTCCTAGAATATTTACTTGACCAACAGAAGACATTAAATTAGGCTCAGCAAGCTCTGAAAACATATCAAGAAAATAATTTTCAGTAATATTAAAAATCAAATACCCAATAAGACCAGAGAGTGCAGCAGGACCCTTTTGAACTCTAGAAACTCCAATAGCAATTCCTATAACAAAAAGCAATGGAATATTTACAATAATAATATTACCTATGTTTTTAATAAGTCCTAAAATAACTTTAAAGCCAATGTTATCAATGTAAAATAAATTAGAAGGATTCGACAGTGCAGATCCAATTCCAAGCATCAAACAGAAAATCGTCAAAACAGAAATTGGTAATCTTACTGCATTAGAAAATTTTTGCAAACTTGCAAATCTAAGAACTTTAAAAGCATCTATCACTCTGGGCCTCTCCCTTCGAAAACTTAAGACAATATCATTATATTGCTTTTTTTACAAAAATCTAGCCTTGAAAAGAAAAATTTAATAAAAAAATTATTTAA
The DNA window shown above is from Borrelia anserina Es and carries:
- the nusB gene encoding transcription antitermination factor NusB; this translates as MDLRHKARVLAFQKIYSIDVNCKARDNIYDIFSLEGHGVDLKDELKLFYSVLVNGTYDNLESIDKLISDISLNWRLDRMDKVDLAILRMSVYSLKFQSLDVPKRVIIDEAILIAKKYGSKNSYKFINGILDALLKDMESSFESK
- a CDS encoding peptidylprolyl isomerase — protein: MGKFLYVLLFFVVGITSFAQNTPIAIINLHSNAIITKKEFDSRVDTLKKTRGKDLIDAEKKQVLQILIADVLFGQEALKQGIKVENEEVMQTIRAQFGLANLTDEQIKQMIESQGTNWNELLSSMKRSLSAQKLILKEAQPKFSEIKTPTEKEVIEYYEANKTSFVNPDIARISHVFFSSKDKKRSEVLAKAKDIVKQIKSKKLTFEEAVRKYSDDEGSKVKNGDLGFLARGDQNAQKVLGLDFIKEVFLLNKGDISQPISSKEGFHIVKVTETYSQRFLSIQDKISPNVNMTVKDAIKNNMINIQQQQIIAKIQQEIYDKLSKSASIQILDSKLK
- a CDS encoding thiolase family protein, which gives rise to MKKIAIIDGLRSPITKFGGALKGMNIVDMSSDIVKALLGKYNIDRVDEVIIGNVISAGLGQNIARQITLKAGLDEVTPAFTVNKVCGSGLKSLELAFNSIALGGNEIVLAGGVEDLSNAPYLLPRGVRFDGLKFGDFKIEDTIYKDALVDTPSSTVMGLTAENLAEIYEITREMQDQFAYNSHIKAAAARDTGYFNDEIYPLSVFDKKTRLKSVICSDEEIRDSLSLEKLASLKPVFREGGTITAGNSSSLNDGACFLILASEDFVCKMGVQPLAYIGGFKSVGLDPLYMGFGAFLAIEKIIEEFNLTPSEIDFIETNEAFAAQALSVLKALRQKYGVKDSIINVNGGAIALGHPFSVSGSRILLTLSRLMRINNKLKGIASLCIGGGQGMAAFLYR
- the dnaB gene encoding replicative DNA helicase; translation: MAFTSVNSASTLLFNDGAEKAVISSIFYNPDKVEEASLYLKPDDFYSQNHEMIFKAMISLYEKRENIDPITVFEEISSLMPKSQLLNNFKALTGLQDYLSFLSGYLPTDKTINVYAKIVKEHRIRRDISKISRELNDLANDSTKKVGQFVEEAQRQILSIELDCSSKNLNHAKVVAERVHAEIYERSVNKREVNFGIPSGFKKVDSLIGGFRESDFIIIGARPSVGKTAFALNIASSIALRSNKKRKVGFFSLEMTSDALIKRIISAQANIDSFKIQNSILSGHEIKAINDVVNDISNSEFYIEDTANISLLTLSTQARKLKRFSDIDILFVDYISLISLESRNIPRHEQVASISKALKELARELKIPIIALSQLTRDTEGREPNLASLRESGALEQDADIVILLHRDKDLKGSSDDEGVMSAIDTRVIVAKHRNGPTGRADILFLPHVVKFVNKEHESDY
- the rplI gene encoding 50S ribosomal protein L9; the encoded protein is MRVILKEDFIKLGKEGDIVDVKDGFARNYLLPKGFAVFSNKHNIDIFNQKKRSILKRQETKKRMALELKEKLDKVSLEFIMQSNDSGKLFHSINSLNISDELLKLGFEIERRRIDIHRGTLKTFGVYDVTIKLYEGISALIKVEIKREEKNKSLKKSKSVEKEV
- the rpsR gene encoding 30S ribosomal protein S18, with amino-acid sequence MHKDIDLHQKDSRTDGHQDGFKKNPNFRFFKKKTCKFCDMDRVPDYKEFDFLRKFVTEQGKILPRRITGTSAKHQRRLALEIKKARYMALLPFVKQ
- a CDS encoding single-stranded DNA-binding protein, whose amino-acid sequence is MADINSLVLSGRLTRDSELTYTEAGMAILKFGLANNRRLKKNDEWVDYAQFFECVIFAKRAESLSVFLKKGKQVVVSGSLRYESWQDKNTGDKKNKYSILVNEIQMFGSPLAAQGTNGVDFESYKKPDSFTDVGFDDSFNEDIPF
- the rpsF gene encoding 30S ribosomal protein S6, with product MIKKYEACFLFKSEELEYKSALEEVKKQLTAFNASDFVENFLGERALEYPIKKQSRGRYEIIEFDMDSNDLKELEVQLKLIKNLLRYMILVKINKKVNVKKVRKRNFREFKDNKDIKEKELTEATVVDSDLSDKN
- a CDS encoding PTS transporter subunit EIIC, whose translation is MIDAFKVLRFASLQKFSNAVRLPISVLTIFCLMLGIGSALSNPSNLFYIDNIGFKVILGLIKNIGNIIIVNIPLLFVIGIAIGVSRVQKGPAALSGLIGYLIFNITENYFLDMFSELAEPNLMSSVGQVNILGIQTLNTGIFGALAVGLLVGYLHNKFYFIELPGPFSFLSGVRFVPIIIFPFCVLLGITFVLVWPYFNGLITFLGFFIAKFNYFDSFLYGFLNRIFIPLGLHSILAFPFNFTSLGGTEFVNGQVVGGVQNIFYAQLSDPYLTRFSSSISRFNSGFYLSIMFGLPGAVFGVYRGIIHDDKSKIFPLLFSGAFAAFLTGITEPLEFLFVFTAPLLYFIHAVYTGFALLIANVFDIAVGMTFSAGFFDVFMFGILQGHDKTNWIYLLPLGVAFFILYYFTFKWVYNYFDFQIFNIDEPFFTGIEGEVEGIGIAHLVVQGLGGLDNIQEFGVISTDLSFMVFSPELISEDLLKKAGALNIVLVDNTIKIDYGANVNYIRRAIENYSPEKLFKASVVVASDSVKQGIKAYIEMKEDDKLEKQGVTGKLYKLNKDDEDN